A stretch of Streptomyces vietnamensis DNA encodes these proteins:
- a CDS encoding class I SAM-dependent methyltransferase — MNQEYGHEDAVDGDADEAEATRRDAGDAESSRASRGWWDRNADEYQSEHGSFLGDDRFVWGPEGLDEAEAGLLGPAASLKGLAVLEIGAGAAQCSRWLAAQGARPVALDLSHRQLQHALRIGGEVPLVEADAGALPFRDGSFDLACSAYGAVPFVADPVRVFREVRRVLRPGGRWVFSVTHPIRWAFPDEPGPEGLSVAASYFDRTPYVEQDEQGRAVYVEHHRTVGDRVRDVVAGGFRLVDLVEPEWPAWNSQEWGGWSPLRGNLIPGTAIFVCERDD; from the coding sequence ATGAACCAAGAGTACGGACACGAAGACGCGGTCGACGGGGACGCCGACGAGGCCGAGGCGACCCGGCGTGACGCGGGGGACGCGGAGAGCAGCCGGGCGAGCCGCGGCTGGTGGGACCGGAACGCCGACGAGTACCAGAGCGAGCACGGGTCCTTCCTGGGCGACGACCGGTTCGTGTGGGGCCCCGAGGGGCTCGACGAGGCCGAGGCCGGGCTCCTCGGACCCGCCGCCTCGCTGAAGGGCCTCGCCGTCCTGGAGATCGGCGCGGGCGCGGCGCAGTGTTCGCGGTGGCTGGCGGCGCAGGGGGCGCGGCCGGTGGCCCTCGACCTCTCGCACCGGCAGCTGCAGCACGCGCTGCGGATCGGCGGGGAGGTGCCGCTGGTGGAGGCGGACGCGGGGGCGCTGCCCTTCCGGGACGGCTCCTTCGACCTGGCGTGCTCGGCGTACGGCGCGGTGCCGTTCGTCGCCGACCCGGTGCGGGTCTTCCGCGAGGTGCGCCGGGTGCTGCGGCCGGGCGGCCGCTGGGTGTTCTCGGTGACGCACCCGATCCGCTGGGCGTTCCCGGACGAGCCGGGGCCCGAGGGCCTCTCGGTCGCCGCCTCGTACTTCGACCGCACGCCGTACGTCGAGCAGGACGAGCAGGGGCGGGCGGTGTACGTGGAACACCACCGGACCGTCGGGGACCGGGTGCGGGACGTGGTGGCCGGCGGCTTCCGGCTCGTGGACCTGGTCGAGCCGGAGTGGCCGGCCTGGAACAGCCAGGAGTGGGGCGGCTGGTCCCCGCTGCGGGGGAACCTGATCCCGGGGACGGCGATCTTCGTCTGCGAGCGGGACGACTAG
- the hrpB gene encoding ATP-dependent helicase HrpB yields MIRNDAIDRLPVRHAVPELLAALAERGTAVLSAPPGTGKTTLVPLALAGLIGEGPVRRVLVAEPRRMAVRAAARRMAWLLGEEVGGAVGFSVRGERRAGPATRVEVVTTGILLQRLQRDPELAGVDVVLLDECHERHLDADTAMAFLVDVRATLRPELKLIAASATSDAEAWAELLTVLDGSGPAPIVWSKGEGHGYAVKFAAPPAGIRPAHGTWVDPALLRHVAATVRLALERHEGDVLCFLPGTGEIARTAGLLAGVDAEVLQLHGRAPADVQDAVLRGAGPGGRRRVVLSTSVAESSLTVPGVRIVVDSGLAREPRTDHARGLGSLATVPVSTAAATQRAGRSGREESGVVYRCWAEAEDGSRARYPSPEIRIADLADFALRAACWGDPTAEGLALLDAPPAGAMAAARAVLGSIGAVDGDGRATERGVRMSRLGLHPRLGRALLDGAPEVGVRRAAEVVALLSEEPPREYGDDLASAWRAARQGSDGYGARWRAEARRLERSAGEAAGGGAGGGSGAGAETGAGIGSGAGSEVGSGAGGEAGDDAVAGLVTALAFPERVARAREQGGYLMVSGSGARLAEGSRLRSSRWLAVAVADRTARDATARVRLAAVVDESMACRAAGHLRSTGEEVHWEDGDVVARSVDRLGAVELTVRPLGAGAEPALVREALLDGLRREGLGLLRWRREAGELRERLAFLHRELGEPWPDVSDGALVDRAGEWLEPELSRASRRADLGRIDAGEALRRLLPWASGEAVRLDELAPERIEVPSGSRIRVEYGGERPVLAVKLQEMFGLAETPRVAGVPVLVHLLSPAGRPAAVTADLASFWRDGYRAVRAELRGRYPKHPWPEDPSAAVPTRHTSARLRQER; encoded by the coding sequence GTGATCCGAAACGACGCAATCGACCGTCTCCCCGTCCGCCACGCCGTCCCCGAACTGCTCGCCGCACTCGCGGAGCGCGGCACGGCGGTGCTGTCCGCTCCTCCCGGCACCGGCAAGACGACGCTGGTCCCGCTGGCGCTGGCGGGGCTCATAGGGGAGGGACCGGTGCGCCGGGTGCTGGTGGCCGAGCCGCGGCGGATGGCGGTGCGGGCGGCGGCCCGGCGGATGGCCTGGCTGCTCGGCGAGGAGGTCGGCGGCGCGGTCGGCTTCTCGGTGCGCGGCGAGCGGCGGGCCGGCCCCGCGACCCGGGTCGAGGTGGTGACGACGGGCATCCTGCTGCAGCGGCTCCAGCGCGATCCGGAGCTGGCGGGCGTGGACGTGGTGCTCCTCGACGAGTGCCACGAGCGGCATCTCGACGCCGATACGGCGATGGCCTTCCTGGTGGACGTACGGGCGACGCTGCGGCCGGAGCTGAAGCTGATCGCGGCCTCCGCGACGAGCGACGCCGAGGCCTGGGCGGAGCTGCTCACGGTCCTGGACGGCAGCGGGCCCGCGCCGATCGTGTGGAGCAAGGGCGAGGGCCACGGGTACGCGGTGAAGTTCGCCGCGCCGCCGGCCGGGATCAGGCCCGCGCACGGCACCTGGGTGGATCCGGCCCTGCTGCGTCACGTGGCGGCGACGGTCCGGCTCGCGCTCGAGCGGCACGAGGGCGACGTCCTGTGTTTCCTGCCGGGTACGGGGGAGATCGCGCGGACGGCGGGGCTGCTCGCCGGGGTGGACGCGGAGGTGCTCCAGCTGCACGGGCGGGCTCCCGCCGACGTGCAGGACGCGGTGCTGCGGGGCGCCGGGCCCGGCGGGCGGCGGCGGGTGGTGCTCTCGACGTCGGTGGCGGAGTCGAGCCTGACGGTTCCGGGGGTGCGGATCGTCGTGGACTCGGGGCTCGCACGGGAGCCCCGGACGGACCACGCCCGGGGTCTCGGGTCCCTCGCGACGGTGCCGGTGTCGACGGCGGCGGCGACCCAGCGGGCGGGGCGCTCGGGTCGTGAGGAGTCCGGTGTGGTCTACCGCTGCTGGGCGGAGGCGGAGGACGGCAGCCGGGCGCGGTACCCGTCGCCGGAGATCAGGATCGCCGACCTGGCGGACTTCGCCCTGCGGGCCGCCTGCTGGGGCGACCCGACGGCGGAGGGGCTGGCACTGCTCGACGCGCCGCCGGCCGGGGCGATGGCGGCGGCCCGCGCGGTCCTGGGGTCGATCGGGGCCGTGGACGGGGACGGCCGGGCCACGGAGCGGGGGGTACGGATGTCCCGGCTCGGGCTGCACCCCCGGCTGGGGCGGGCGCTCCTCGACGGGGCGCCCGAGGTCGGGGTCCGGCGGGCGGCGGAGGTGGTGGCGCTGCTGAGCGAGGAGCCGCCGCGCGAGTACGGGGACGATCTGGCATCGGCCTGGCGGGCGGCCCGCCAGGGCTCCGACGGGTACGGCGCCCGGTGGCGGGCGGAGGCGCGCCGCCTGGAACGGTCGGCCGGCGAGGCGGCGGGCGGGGGCGCCGGGGGCGGGTCCGGGGCTGGGGCCGAGACCGGGGCTGGGATCGGGTCCGGGGCTGGGTCTGAGGTCGGGTCCGGGGCTGGGGGCGAGGCCGGGGACGATGCCGTGGCCGGTCTCGTGACGGCGCTGGCGTTTCCGGAGCGGGTGGCCAGGGCTCGGGAGCAGGGTGGCTATCTGATGGTGTCGGGGAGCGGGGCGCGGCTTGCCGAGGGCTCCCGGCTGCGGTCCAGTCGGTGGCTCGCGGTGGCGGTGGCGGACCGCACGGCACGGGACGCCACGGCGCGGGTGCGGCTCGCGGCCGTGGTGGACGAGTCCATGGCCTGCCGGGCGGCCGGGCATCTGCGGAGCACCGGCGAGGAGGTCCACTGGGAGGACGGGGACGTCGTCGCGCGATCGGTGGACCGTCTGGGGGCGGTCGAGCTGACGGTCCGGCCCCTGGGGGCCGGGGCCGAGCCCGCGCTCGTGCGGGAGGCGCTGCTCGACGGTCTGCGGCGCGAGGGGCTCGGGCTGCTGCGGTGGCGCCGGGAGGCCGGGGAGCTGCGCGAGCGGCTGGCCTTCCTCCACCGGGAGCTGGGGGAGCCGTGGCCGGACGTGTCGGACGGGGCGCTGGTCGACCGGGCCGGCGAGTGGCTGGAGCCGGAGCTGTCGCGGGCGTCGCGCCGGGCCGATCTGGGGCGGATCGACGCCGGGGAGGCGCTGCGGCGGCTGCTGCCGTGGGCGTCGGGCGAGGCGGTGCGTCTCGACGAGCTGGCGCCGGAGCGGATCGAGGTCCCGAGCGGTTCGCGGATACGGGTCGAGTACGGGGGCGAGCGGCCGGTGCTCGCGGTGAAGCTCCAGGAGATGTTCGGCCTGGCCGAGACGCCCCGGGTGGCGGGGGTCCCGGTGCTCGTCCATCTCCTCTCCCCCGCCGGCCGGCCCGCGGCGGTCACGGCCGACCTGGCGTCGTTCTGGCGGGACGGCTACCGCGCGGTGCGGGCGGAGCTGCGCGGGCGGTACCCGAAGCACCCGTGGCCCGAGGATCCGTCCGCGGCGGTGCCGACCCGGCACACCAGCGCACGGCTCAGACAGGAGCGCTGA
- a CDS encoding DUF3068 domain-containing protein — translation MRRRASLVLLALAVFCAAMAPTLRWYAFPRLAKIPANQYQDTVLEARPATLLNYSTLKAEKVDKITIIQTLKGNVEESRRIERDAGRDVVVWDALAYVTGPDGKMVSKVPERYVFDAHTQDPVHATGESVDGDPVRREGIEFKFPFLTEKRDYQYFDAQTRTAAPIHYKGTRTFRGMEVYYFEQTIPWTKVPMPKAMPVKGITPKILADSGLTRWYTTKRMFWVEPVTGAPVNGEEIHKEELRNAKKLMGQDTLTVFAGHVKMREDYLESIGAMVSSNRLMVLMLVSYVPWSLTVLALVLLSLALWLEARSRRPRPEPPAAPAPTPVSAPV, via the coding sequence GTGCGCCGCCGAGCCAGCCTCGTCCTCCTCGCCCTCGCCGTCTTCTGCGCCGCGATGGCCCCGACCCTGCGCTGGTACGCCTTCCCCCGCCTGGCGAAGATCCCGGCGAACCAGTACCAGGACACCGTTCTGGAGGCGCGGCCCGCGACCCTCCTCAACTACTCCACCCTCAAGGCCGAGAAGGTCGACAAGATCACGATCATCCAGACCCTCAAGGGCAACGTGGAGGAGTCGCGCCGCATCGAACGCGACGCCGGACGCGACGTCGTCGTCTGGGACGCCCTCGCCTACGTCACGGGACCCGACGGCAAGATGGTCTCCAAGGTCCCGGAGCGGTACGTCTTCGACGCCCACACCCAGGACCCGGTCCACGCCACCGGCGAATCCGTCGACGGCGACCCGGTCCGGCGCGAGGGCATCGAGTTCAAGTTCCCCTTCCTGACCGAGAAGCGCGACTACCAGTACTTCGACGCCCAGACCCGCACCGCGGCCCCCATCCACTACAAGGGCACCCGCACCTTCCGCGGCATGGAGGTCTACTACTTCGAGCAGACCATCCCCTGGACCAAGGTCCCCATGCCCAAGGCCATGCCGGTCAAGGGCATCACCCCCAAGATCCTCGCCGACTCGGGCCTCACCCGCTGGTACACGACCAAGCGCATGTTCTGGGTCGAGCCGGTCACCGGAGCCCCCGTCAACGGCGAGGAGATCCACAAGGAGGAGCTCCGCAACGCCAAGAAGCTGATGGGACAGGACACCCTCACCGTCTTCGCGGGGCACGTGAAGATGCGCGAGGACTACCTGGAGAGCATCGGCGCGATGGTCTCCTCCAACCGCCTCATGGTCCTCATGCTCGTCTCCTACGTCCCGTGGAGCCTCACCGTCCTCGCCCTCGTCCTCCTCTCCCTCGCCCTCTGGCTGGAGGCCCGCTCGCGCCGCCCCCGGCCGGAACCGCCCGCCGCCCCCGCCCCGACCCCGGTCAGCGCTCCTGTCTGA
- a CDS encoding SPW_0924 family protein — protein MRALVAAAIGLAPVLLFVLLLSVVDLPPDGPTSPKPLLTADPGPKK, from the coding sequence ATGCGCGCCCTCGTCGCCGCCGCCATCGGACTCGCCCCAGTCCTCCTCTTCGTCCTGCTCCTCTCCGTGGTCGATCTGCCGCCCGACGGCCCCACTTCGCCCAAGCCCCTGCTGACCGCCGATCCCGGCCCCAAGAAGTAG
- a CDS encoding lytic transglycosylase domain-containing protein gives MAAHMGHRLRKGATTGVVMAAAVAALAASQAPEAVQPPVDNAGGDHAIGAGDTTPPSGRGSATGDSPYYTALPPLNTPNKPGASSNLPVITGPAEAGIPASVYSAYKRAELSIRSTDPNCNLPWQVLAGIGKVESGQARGGRVDANGTASPRILGPALDGNGFALITDTDDGAYDGDTKLDRAVGPMQFIPSTWATWGQDANSDGKKDPNNIYDAAQAAGLYLCANDRNLALKADLDSAILSYNHSTEYLNTVLSWVTYYQRGTHQIPDGTGVLPVDRSDDVGRGNRPHPTTPLPTVPTTPAPTPRTPEPKPSETRPGTVKPPTVPTKPPVTPPVTPPTVPAAVKVAQLAIVANQKLTTTTGSAFTGAPRVAALDAAGKPVAGVAVRFEITGTTDTRFAGGGTTATVTTGSTGLAASPALRAGAKTGSFTVRATVVGRTLHAAEFAATVTERQADTLTRVAGDPLSATTGTSFTQQIQVKATDKGALAPGVRVTAVIVTSKTDPKESTEGPSFKRADGTSVRTVTLETGTNGLLTFASGDLLAGDKAGTFYLQLTAPGGGTTFIDLTVTAPPTTPPATDPTPTPEPTPSGSGSPEATPSPSASPSA, from the coding sequence ATGGCAGCGCACATGGGCCACCGGCTGCGCAAGGGAGCCACTACTGGTGTGGTGATGGCCGCGGCGGTCGCCGCGCTCGCCGCCTCGCAGGCACCGGAAGCGGTCCAGCCGCCCGTGGACAACGCCGGCGGCGACCACGCCATCGGCGCCGGTGACACGACGCCGCCGTCCGGAAGGGGCTCCGCGACGGGCGATTCCCCGTACTACACGGCCCTGCCGCCGCTGAACACGCCGAACAAGCCCGGGGCGAGCAGCAATCTGCCGGTGATCACCGGCCCCGCCGAGGCCGGCATACCCGCGTCCGTCTACTCCGCCTACAAGCGCGCCGAGCTGTCGATACGCTCGACCGACCCCAACTGCAACCTGCCGTGGCAGGTGCTCGCCGGCATCGGCAAGGTCGAGTCCGGTCAGGCGCGCGGCGGCCGGGTCGACGCCAACGGCACGGCATCGCCGCGGATCCTCGGCCCCGCCCTCGACGGCAACGGCTTCGCCCTGATCACCGACACCGACGACGGTGCCTACGACGGCGACACGAAGCTCGACCGGGCCGTCGGCCCGATGCAGTTCATCCCGTCCACCTGGGCCACCTGGGGCCAGGACGCCAACAGCGACGGGAAGAAGGACCCGAACAACATCTACGACGCGGCGCAGGCCGCCGGCCTCTACCTCTGCGCCAACGACCGCAACCTCGCGCTCAAGGCCGACCTCGACAGCGCCATCCTCAGCTACAACCACTCGACGGAGTACCTGAACACGGTCCTGTCCTGGGTCACGTACTACCAGCGCGGCACCCACCAGATCCCGGACGGCACGGGCGTGCTGCCGGTCGACCGCAGCGACGACGTCGGCAGGGGCAACCGCCCCCACCCCACCACGCCGCTCCCGACCGTCCCCACGACTCCGGCGCCGACGCCGCGCACCCCGGAGCCGAAGCCCTCGGAGACCCGCCCCGGAACGGTCAAGCCGCCGACCGTTCCGACCAAGCCCCCGGTCACCCCGCCGGTGACGCCGCCCACCGTCCCGGCGGCCGTCAAGGTCGCCCAGCTCGCGATCGTGGCCAACCAGAAGCTGACCACGACCACCGGCAGCGCCTTCACGGGAGCCCCCCGGGTCGCGGCGCTCGACGCCGCGGGCAAGCCGGTCGCCGGCGTGGCCGTCCGCTTCGAGATCACCGGCACCACCGACACCCGCTTCGCCGGCGGCGGCACCACGGCCACCGTCACCACCGGTTCGACCGGCCTCGCCGCCTCTCCCGCCCTCCGGGCCGGCGCGAAGACGGGATCCTTCACCGTGCGGGCCACCGTCGTGGGACGGACCCTGCACGCGGCCGAGTTCGCCGCGACCGTCACGGAGCGCCAGGCGGACACCCTCACCCGGGTCGCCGGCGACCCCCTGTCGGCCACGACCGGCACCTCCTTCACCCAGCAGATCCAGGTGAAGGCCACCGACAAGGGCGCCCTCGCCCCCGGCGTGCGGGTCACCGCGGTGATCGTCACCTCGAAGACGGACCCCAAGGAGAGCACCGAGGGCCCGTCCTTCAAGCGCGCCGACGGCACGTCCGTCCGTACCGTCACCCTCGAGACCGGGACGAACGGACTGCTCACCTTCGCGTCGGGCGACCTCCTCGCGGGCGACAAGGCGGGCACGTTCTACCTCCAGCTGACCGCGCCCGGCGGCGGCACCACCTTCATCGACCTCACGGTCACCGCGCCCCCGACGACGCCCCCGGCGACGGATCCGACGCCGACCCCGGAGCCGACGCCCTCCGGCAGCGGCTCGCCCGAGGCCACCCCCTCGCCCAGCGCCTCCCCTTCGGCCTGA
- a CDS encoding DUF4184 family protein: MPFTLSHAAAVLPALRRNGTARGPLVASALVAGSFSPDMTYFAATAFPGAMVLGNVTHSPVGIVTADVLITAALVALWLTVREPLVALLPARWRGRVYGLVRGRPWRERHPAALAGWFCLSAVIGATTHVVWDSFTHLDRWGTRSIPFLGEIVAGFPVYLYAQYGGSALALVLLGWCAARALRSSLPGVELPARIPVPGRRGRLLAAGLIAGCVLAGVAHRVLRWAAYWGWGRVETPLAVIPTACFGAGAGLAVGLVLYGTGARLLRSRRARTTPVAPVPRDLPDPAPRPEHSRPGSR; this comes from the coding sequence TTGCCGTTCACGCTGAGCCACGCCGCCGCCGTGCTGCCCGCGCTGCGCCGGAACGGCACCGCGCGCGGGCCGCTCGTCGCCTCCGCTCTCGTCGCCGGGTCCTTCTCGCCCGACATGACCTATTTCGCGGCGACCGCGTTCCCCGGGGCGATGGTCCTCGGGAACGTCACCCACTCCCCCGTCGGGATCGTCACGGCGGACGTACTGATCACCGCCGCGCTCGTGGCCCTGTGGCTGACCGTGCGCGAGCCGCTCGTCGCGCTGCTGCCCGCCCGGTGGCGCGGTCGGGTGTACGGGCTCGTACGGGGCCGGCCCTGGCGGGAACGGCACCCGGCCGCGCTCGCCGGATGGTTCTGCCTCTCGGCGGTCATCGGCGCCACGACCCACGTGGTGTGGGACTCCTTCACCCACCTCGACCGCTGGGGCACCCGCTCCATCCCCTTCCTCGGCGAGATCGTGGCCGGGTTCCCGGTCTATCTCTATGCGCAGTACGGGGGTTCGGCGCTGGCCCTCGTACTCCTCGGCTGGTGCGCTGCGCGGGCCCTGCGCTCCTCCCTCCCCGGGGTGGAGCTGCCGGCCCGAATCCCCGTGCCGGGTCGGCGCGGGCGCCTCCTCGCCGCCGGTCTGATCGCCGGCTGCGTCCTCGCCGGTGTCGCCCACCGGGTGCTGCGCTGGGCCGCGTACTGGGGTTGGGGCCGGGTCGAGACGCCCCTCGCCGTCATTCCGACGGCCTGCTTCGGCGCCGGCGCGGGGCTCGCCGTCGGGCTCGTGCTGTACGGGACGGGGGCGCGGCTCCTCCGGTCACGGCGGGCTCGAACGACCCCGGTCGCGCCGGTCCCCCGGGA